A single window of Luteipulveratus halotolerans DNA harbors:
- a CDS encoding ABC transporter ATP-binding protein, with amino-acid sequence MSTALALTDITVTYPDGDRRLTALDRVSLRVDAGEMVAVVGPSGSGKSTLLAVAGLLLTPDSGRVEIDGRDVSGLRRGDAADVRRTTLGLVFQQSNLIESLTAREQLQIVARVAGSRGPEVDARADELLAAVGLTDAAGRRPHQLSGGQRQRVGIARALMNDPALLLVDEPTSALDHERGAAVVALLAEVTRERGVGTVMVTHDRSSLAAVDHTVEMGDGRLAALAS; translated from the coding sequence ATGAGCACTGCACTCGCCCTCACCGACATCACCGTCACCTACCCCGACGGCGACCGCCGCCTCACCGCCCTCGACCGCGTGTCGCTGCGAGTCGACGCCGGCGAGATGGTCGCGGTCGTCGGTCCGTCCGGCTCCGGCAAGTCGACCCTGCTCGCGGTCGCCGGTCTGCTGCTCACACCCGACAGCGGCCGGGTCGAGATCGACGGCCGTGACGTGAGCGGGCTGCGCCGTGGAGACGCGGCCGACGTGCGGCGTACGACGCTCGGTCTGGTGTTCCAGCAGTCCAACCTGATCGAGTCGCTCACCGCTCGTGAGCAGCTGCAGATCGTCGCGCGCGTGGCCGGCAGTCGCGGGCCGGAGGTCGACGCCCGGGCCGACGAGCTGCTGGCCGCGGTCGGTCTGACCGACGCCGCCGGGCGTCGTCCCCACCAGCTGTCCGGCGGTCAGCGCCAGCGCGTCGGCATCGCTCGCGCGCTGATGAACGACCCGGCTCTGCTGCTCGTCGACGAACCCACGTCGGCGCTGGACCACGAGCGGGGCGCCGCCGTCGTCGCGCTGCTCGCCGAGGTCACCCGCGAACGCGGCGTCGGCACGGTGATGGTCACCCACGACCGGTCGTCGCTCGCTGCCGTGGACCACACCGTGGAGATGGGGGACGGTCGACTCGCCGCGCTCGCGTCGTAA
- a CDS encoding glycosyltransferase family 39 protein gives MHRGRGGVSPSWVVAVVALLLGMIHLGRPGLSADEGSTKAAVALPWRDLASVLHHMDLVHGTYYALLHLWVDVAGSSAFAVRLPSAVCIAGACGLVAAVAQRLDDRRTGWYAGAASLTVPGLSWPGLDARPAALAVLLAVLATWLLIRADALPTRADALPSRSRWAAYALCLVALALTQVTALLIVLPHALLVTRAVRRRWLGWTAAALVVLVPFVIAGRRQAEQVAWLTNGASDVVSALGGHLTAGPAPTGAPAYASGVLLIALLALAGVGVAARSTARGALVMWALGPPLLLLAPSLVGSSMYAERYVAWCLPAYALLVGRGLARLPGRAALIAVATLALSAVPAWSAQRTLDAKGWERTAELAAVVHTVERQGGAVVFLDTSTRTLAAAYPEAFVGLTDLSRAPVPPRPTALMLPDVPDADALAAVRRTHPRTVVVVYRNRAPWTGRAEMRVLARSGCALTHTETGSRNAVALWTCS, from the coding sequence GTGCACCGGGGGCGGGGCGGGGTGAGCCCGTCATGGGTCGTGGCCGTCGTCGCGCTGCTGCTCGGCATGATCCACCTGGGCCGGCCCGGCCTGTCGGCAGACGAGGGCTCGACCAAGGCGGCCGTCGCGCTGCCCTGGCGCGACCTCGCGTCGGTGCTGCACCACATGGACCTCGTCCACGGCACGTACTACGCCCTGCTGCACCTGTGGGTCGACGTCGCGGGCAGCAGTGCGTTCGCGGTGCGTCTGCCGTCGGCGGTCTGCATCGCCGGCGCGTGCGGGCTGGTCGCCGCCGTCGCCCAGCGGCTCGACGACCGCCGCACCGGGTGGTACGCCGGCGCCGCGTCCTTGACCGTCCCAGGCCTCAGCTGGCCCGGCCTCGACGCCCGCCCGGCAGCGCTGGCTGTCCTGCTCGCCGTGCTCGCGACCTGGCTGCTGATACGCGCTGACGCGCTGCCGACCCGCGCTGACGCACTGCCGTCCCGCAGCCGGTGGGCGGCGTACGCACTCTGCCTCGTCGCACTCGCTCTCACGCAGGTGACCGCGCTGCTCATCGTGCTGCCGCACGCGCTCCTCGTGACTCGCGCGGTACGACGGCGCTGGCTCGGTTGGACGGCCGCGGCTCTCGTGGTGCTGGTCCCGTTCGTCATCGCGGGCCGGCGGCAGGCCGAGCAGGTCGCTTGGCTCACCAACGGCGCCAGCGACGTCGTGTCGGCACTCGGCGGCCATCTCACCGCCGGGCCCGCGCCGACGGGCGCTCCGGCGTACGCGTCGGGCGTCCTGCTCATCGCCCTGCTCGCACTCGCCGGCGTCGGCGTCGCAGCACGCTCGACCGCCCGCGGAGCCCTCGTCATGTGGGCGCTCGGGCCGCCGCTGCTCCTGCTCGCCCCGAGCCTCGTGGGTTCGTCGATGTACGCGGAGAGGTACGTCGCGTGGTGCCTGCCGGCGTACGCACTCCTCGTCGGCCGTGGGCTCGCCCGCCTCCCCGGACGCGCGGCCCTGATCGCCGTCGCGACGCTCGCTCTCAGCGCGGTCCCGGCGTGGAGCGCCCAACGCACCCTCGACGCCAAGGGATGGGAGCGCACCGCCGAGCTCGCCGCCGTCGTCCACACCGTCGAGCGTCAGGGCGGCGCGGTCGTGTTCCTCGACACCTCGACGCGGACCCTGGCGGCGGCGTACCCGGAGGCGTTCGTCGGCCTGACCGACCTGTCACGAGCGCCGGTGCCGCCACGGCCGACCGCGCTGATGCTGCCCGATGTCCCGGACGCCGACGCGCTCGCCGCCGTCCGTCGTACGCACCCGCGCACCGTGGTCGTCGTCTATCGCAACCGGGCGCCGTGGACGGGCCGCGCCGAGATGCGGGTGCTCGCCCGGTCCGGCTGCGCGCTGACCCACACCGAGACCGGCTCCCGCAACGCCGTCGCACTGTGGACATGCTCGTGA
- a CDS encoding ABC transporter ATP-binding protein yields MSAPELQLIGVTRLHGDGGGRVTALDQVDLTVEAGELVAVMGPSGSGKSTLLNIAGALDRPSSGQVLVGGEDLTTMPARAVAVLRRRRLGFVFQDLNLIPSLTAVENVALPLELDGISGRVAKKHASEALEAVGIHDLADRFPEEMSGGQQQRAAIARALVGERRLVLADEPTGALDSTTGDAVLQVLRQRCDDGAAGLLVTHEARHAAWADRVVFLRDGKVVDSTGISASAESLLSTGA; encoded by the coding sequence ATGAGTGCGCCCGAGCTGCAGCTGATCGGCGTGACCCGGCTGCACGGCGACGGCGGAGGCCGGGTGACCGCCCTCGACCAGGTCGACCTGACCGTCGAGGCGGGCGAGCTCGTGGCGGTCATGGGTCCGAGCGGGTCCGGCAAGTCGACCCTGCTCAACATCGCCGGCGCGCTGGACCGTCCGTCGTCGGGGCAGGTCCTGGTCGGCGGCGAGGACCTGACCACGATGCCTGCCCGTGCGGTCGCGGTGCTGCGGCGCAGACGACTCGGTTTCGTGTTCCAGGACCTCAACCTCATCCCGTCGTTGACCGCCGTCGAGAACGTTGCCCTCCCTCTCGAGCTGGACGGCATCAGCGGTCGCGTCGCGAAGAAGCACGCCTCAGAAGCGTTGGAGGCAGTGGGAATTCACGATCTGGCCGATCGCTTCCCCGAGGAGATGTCCGGCGGCCAGCAGCAGCGCGCCGCGATCGCCCGGGCCCTCGTCGGCGAGCGCCGACTGGTCCTGGCGGACGAGCCCACCGGTGCCCTCGACTCGACGACGGGTGACGCGGTGCTGCAGGTCCTCCGCCAGCGCTGCGACGACGGCGCGGCCGGGCTGCTCGTCACGCACGAGGCGCGGCACGCCGCCTGGGCCGACCGCGTCGTCTTCTTGAGGGACGGCAAAGTCGTTGACAGCACCGGCATCTCGGCGTCGGCCGAGTCGCTGCTGTCCACGGGAGCCTGA
- the mobA gene encoding molybdenum cofactor guanylyltransferase, with protein sequence MSDVTAVVLCGGRSSRFGSDKTRAPLGATTVLDRLLADLPEHWPVVAVGERRRTSRDVTWTRESPAFAGPLAAVEAALPLVDTSVLVLIAGDMPYAGRAASQLVAALGATSAGTADDDATDTNDAEAVVAIDPSGRRQPLLAAYRTDVVRRALPQPTANAPMRRLLDALTVAELPVGEQQAADVDTPADLERLERPRD encoded by the coding sequence ATGAGCGACGTGACCGCTGTGGTGCTGTGCGGCGGGCGCTCGTCCCGGTTCGGCTCCGACAAGACGCGCGCGCCGCTCGGGGCCACGACCGTCCTCGACCGCCTCCTCGCCGACCTGCCCGAGCACTGGCCGGTCGTCGCGGTCGGCGAGCGCCGGCGTACGAGCCGCGACGTCACCTGGACCCGCGAGTCCCCAGCATTCGCAGGCCCGCTCGCCGCCGTCGAGGCTGCGCTGCCCCTCGTCGACACCAGCGTGCTCGTCCTCATCGCCGGTGACATGCCGTACGCCGGTCGCGCAGCCTCCCAGCTCGTCGCGGCCCTGGGCGCGACGAGCGCCGGCACCGCCGACGACGACGCCACCGACACCAATGATGCCGAAGCCGTCGTCGCCATCGACCCGAGCGGTCGACGGCAGCCGCTGCTCGCGGCGTACAGGACCGACGTCGTACGCCGCGCCCTCCCCCAACCCACCGCGAACGCGCCGATGCGCCGGCTGCTCGACGCGCTGACCGTCGCCGAGCTGCCGGTGGGCGAGCAGCAGGCCGCCGACGTCGACACCCCCGCCGACCTCGAACGACTGGAGCGACCCCGCGACTGA
- a CDS encoding bacterial proteasome activator family protein — protein sequence MSHDETPEQDKDQSGPDQQRIVVVTPDGMGVAQPPTEDGEEAQASPADQVEQPAKVMRIGSMIKQLLEEVRGAPLDEAGRKRLADIHRRSIAELKDGLSDDLVDELERIALPFTEDEAPSDAELRIAQAQLVGWLEGLFHGIQTAIVAQQMAAQAQLQAMRRGLPMGHGGQAGVGPEGMPGVPGMPGQRPDTGESGPTGQYL from the coding sequence ATGTCCCACGACGAGACACCAGAGCAGGACAAGGACCAGAGCGGGCCGGACCAGCAGCGCATCGTGGTCGTCACGCCCGACGGCATGGGCGTCGCGCAGCCCCCGACCGAGGACGGCGAGGAGGCGCAGGCCAGCCCTGCCGATCAGGTCGAGCAGCCGGCCAAGGTGATGCGCATCGGCTCGATGATCAAGCAGCTCCTCGAGGAGGTGCGGGGCGCTCCCCTCGACGAGGCCGGGCGCAAGCGGCTCGCCGACATCCACCGGCGTTCGATCGCCGAGCTCAAGGACGGCCTGTCCGACGACCTGGTCGACGAGCTGGAGCGGATCGCGCTGCCGTTCACCGAGGACGAGGCGCCGTCCGACGCCGAGCTGCGCATCGCCCAGGCCCAGCTTGTCGGCTGGCTGGAGGGGCTGTTCCACGGCATCCAGACCGCGATCGTCGCCCAGCAGATGGCCGCCCAGGCGCAGCTGCAGGCGATGCGCCGCGGCCTGCCGATGGGCCACGGCGGCCAGGCCGGCGTCGGCCCGGAGGGCATGCCGGGTGTTCCCGGGATGCCGGGCCAGCGGCCCGACACGGGCGAGTCCGGCCCGACCGGTCAGTACCTCTGA
- a CDS encoding PDDEXK family nuclease, with product MTSPKRSVVRGRERRLAREKAAEPLAALHGGVASRSMLRAAGISRFDVRSEVEAGRWHLHGQQTVVVDGRRPSGAGVWWAAIWEVGRGAVLDGVASLLAHGLTGFASACVDVSVPVGNRPHRPPGVVVHVPEHLGPTMDTGVPRTAAEVAVIRAATWAVSDRQAALLIAMAVQQGLVPTDRLAAGWALVKRCPRRAFLDQVIRDVCDGAHALGELDFAELCRERGLPVPTRQSVRHGPGGRIYLDVEWPDHGVAVEIDGGHHFRGLQPIDDALRQNDVVVEGAVVLRIPLLGLRLAPDRFMDQVARALTLAEQRAS from the coding sequence ATGACCTCACCGAAGCGCTCCGTCGTGCGTGGCCGCGAGCGTCGGCTCGCCCGCGAGAAGGCGGCCGAGCCGCTCGCCGCTCTTCACGGCGGTGTCGCATCGCGCTCCATGCTGCGCGCGGCCGGCATCAGTCGGTTCGACGTGCGCTCCGAGGTCGAGGCCGGTCGCTGGCACCTCCACGGTCAGCAGACGGTGGTCGTTGATGGTCGGCGTCCGAGCGGTGCTGGTGTGTGGTGGGCGGCGATCTGGGAGGTCGGCCGCGGCGCGGTGCTCGACGGGGTGGCGTCACTGCTCGCCCACGGCCTGACCGGGTTCGCCAGCGCATGTGTCGACGTCAGCGTGCCGGTGGGCAACCGCCCTCATCGACCGCCCGGCGTCGTGGTGCACGTCCCGGAGCACCTCGGCCCGACGATGGACACGGGTGTGCCTCGTACAGCCGCCGAGGTGGCAGTGATCAGGGCCGCGACCTGGGCGGTCTCCGACAGGCAGGCCGCTCTGCTGATCGCCATGGCTGTGCAGCAAGGGCTGGTCCCCACCGACCGGCTTGCGGCTGGGTGGGCGCTGGTCAAGCGATGTCCGCGACGTGCCTTCCTCGACCAGGTCATCCGCGACGTCTGCGACGGGGCTCACGCGCTCGGTGAGCTCGACTTCGCCGAGCTCTGCCGTGAGCGTGGACTGCCGGTGCCGACGCGTCAGAGCGTGCGGCATGGTCCTGGCGGTCGGATCTACCTCGACGTGGAGTGGCCCGACCACGGTGTAGCGGTCGAGATCGACGGCGGTCATCACTTCCGTGGGCTTCAGCCGATCGACGACGCGCTGCGCCAGAACGACGTCGTGGTCGAGGGTGCGGTCGTCCTGCGGATCCCGCTGCTCGGCCTGCGCCTCGCTCCGGACCGGTTCATGGATCAGGTGGCTCGTGCGCTCACGCTGGCCGAGCAGCGCGCGAGCTGA
- a CDS encoding FtsX-like permease family protein: protein MNSSGELTSTRRMSWWASWRLMVRLAMRDVRRRWGRSVLVTLLVGIPTLIVAAGGTVLFTYDASSRETITRDMGDAQARLEFGFGDTRLSQGADPNSSDGAVRTWADKPAARLPGEPQGSRPSTSDSSWYMPPTAAVQKVTGGRVLTTTTSSYRVDLGERRPRVSVLGIDGRDRAYKGMATLTSGRWPTSPDEVLVSPSGVRRGLSTTGTVSTRTGREAADPVRTLRVVGTADTPRHEALVTLPASAGYDTSAYLLDRSTPVVWDEVRRLNTYGMVVFSRHVLTSPGSAHVEENELTPPGDQGEMRLVVTLLVVGVVLLTVMLAGPAFTSGSAQDRQALGQIGSNGATRAMMRRYVLARALVLGALSSVIAVGAGGVLGVAASEIIQSQRPDDVWGPADLRWSYGAGLVGLASFAAVVAALVPAVQASRTNLVQVLRGQVSPRRVRTGWPIVGLILAVLGGAAIITVARDATLDNREGSIGVAAVAMFLGAVMILPWLLSMLGRVVGLLPLTARVAIRDLSRQRGRSVAGVTAILAVVSLTTALAIAGNSQAERARQDYAPSAPLGYGYSSGVPATLAAVAAQARNEGLRVESIGTVRDAVAAGDSDAASTSRTRAVVVQRPGCTAVQTLQDQSGRCAAPSTYGPFNNGLAVMPARLAQAYAGLSSAQRADLELGAALVVHQPVAGLYNPPASPHGRSTRLVAGALSLRAGQPTGFRVDQQVSVALVHATVGRGSPLLGRGWALIITPETARRFGWQVTTRELLMSGAKDTTAAVQRVADRAPDDAYVVVERGPQDPTLKVIRALVTIMAAIMLVVTQITAALMYAEGRRDQATLASVGASSSTRRLIAGWQAAAIGLVGGLLGLAAGFVPGIAATYPLTDPGPYPGPNGRIGNILTIPWAELAGVAIGVPLLAGLLAALAVRARPPVLVRRID from the coding sequence GTGAACAGCTCGGGGGAGCTCACGTCGACACGGCGGATGTCGTGGTGGGCGAGCTGGCGCCTCATGGTGCGCCTCGCGATGCGCGATGTCCGCCGTCGTTGGGGGCGGTCAGTGCTCGTCACCCTGCTGGTCGGCATACCTACGCTGATCGTGGCTGCAGGTGGAACGGTCCTCTTCACCTACGACGCCTCGTCGCGCGAGACGATCACGCGCGACATGGGCGACGCGCAGGCGCGGCTGGAGTTCGGATTCGGCGACACCCGGCTCAGTCAGGGAGCCGATCCGAACAGCAGCGACGGCGCAGTCAGGACCTGGGCGGACAAGCCTGCAGCTCGACTGCCGGGCGAGCCACAGGGTTCGCGACCGAGCACATCGGACAGCAGCTGGTACATGCCGCCGACGGCCGCGGTGCAGAAGGTCACTGGCGGTCGCGTGCTGACCACGACGACCTCGTCCTACCGCGTCGACCTCGGCGAACGTCGGCCTCGGGTGAGCGTGCTCGGTATCGACGGCCGCGATCGTGCCTACAAGGGCATGGCGACGCTCACCTCCGGAAGATGGCCGACGTCACCGGACGAGGTCCTCGTCTCACCGAGCGGCGTGCGTCGTGGCCTTTCCACCACAGGCACGGTGTCCACGCGGACCGGTCGCGAGGCCGCCGATCCGGTGCGGACACTGCGTGTGGTGGGCACAGCCGACACACCCCGGCACGAGGCTCTGGTGACCCTGCCGGCCTCCGCCGGTTACGACACCTCGGCCTACCTCCTCGACCGAAGCACGCCCGTCGTCTGGGACGAGGTGCGCAGGCTCAACACCTACGGCATGGTCGTCTTCAGCCGCCACGTCCTCACCAGTCCGGGCAGCGCCCACGTCGAGGAGAACGAGCTCACGCCACCCGGAGATCAGGGCGAGATGCGACTCGTCGTCACCCTGCTCGTGGTCGGAGTCGTCCTGCTGACGGTGATGCTGGCCGGCCCGGCGTTCACCTCTGGCAGCGCTCAAGACCGGCAGGCGCTCGGTCAGATCGGCAGCAACGGCGCCACACGCGCGATGATGCGCCGCTATGTCCTGGCACGAGCGCTGGTCCTCGGCGCACTCTCGTCGGTGATCGCCGTCGGTGCAGGGGGCGTCCTTGGCGTCGCCGCTTCGGAGATCATCCAGTCCCAGCGACCTGACGACGTGTGGGGTCCGGCCGACCTGCGCTGGTCGTACGGCGCCGGCCTCGTCGGGCTTGCGTCGTTCGCCGCGGTCGTGGCAGCGCTCGTCCCGGCCGTGCAGGCCAGTCGCACCAACCTCGTCCAGGTTCTGCGCGGACAGGTGTCACCTCGACGCGTCCGCACGGGTTGGCCGATCGTCGGCCTGATTCTTGCTGTGCTCGGTGGAGCAGCGATCATCACGGTCGCTCGTGACGCAACACTGGACAACCGCGAAGGCTCCATCGGAGTCGCTGCCGTGGCCATGTTCCTCGGTGCCGTCATGATTCTTCCGTGGCTGCTCAGCATGCTCGGCCGTGTCGTCGGACTGCTGCCTCTCACCGCGCGCGTCGCCATCCGCGACCTCAGTCGCCAGCGTGGGCGATCCGTGGCCGGCGTCACCGCGATCCTTGCGGTCGTCTCGCTGACCACTGCCCTCGCGATCGCCGGTAACAGCCAGGCTGAGCGTGCCCGCCAGGACTACGCGCCGAGCGCTCCTCTGGGCTACGGCTACTCGTCGGGTGTTCCCGCAACCCTGGCCGCCGTCGCGGCGCAAGCCCGCAATGAGGGACTGAGGGTCGAGTCAATAGGCACGGTCCGTGACGCAGTGGCCGCGGGCGACAGCGACGCAGCCAGTACGAGTCGCACCCGAGCCGTCGTCGTACAACGACCTGGTTGCACCGCGGTGCAGACCTTGCAGGACCAGAGCGGTCGATGCGCAGCACCCTCGACGTACGGCCCGTTCAACAACGGACTGGCCGTGATGCCGGCCCGCCTGGCTCAGGCGTACGCCGGTCTGTCGTCGGCGCAGCGGGCGGACCTCGAACTCGGCGCTGCACTCGTCGTGCACCAACCGGTGGCGGGTCTGTACAACCCACCCGCCTCACCCCACGGCAGGTCAACGCGTCTCGTGGCGGGCGCTCTGTCATTGCGGGCGGGCCAACCCACTGGGTTCCGCGTCGACCAGCAGGTGAGCGTGGCTCTCGTGCACGCGACAGTCGGGCGTGGGTCGCCACTGCTCGGTCGAGGATGGGCCCTGATCATCACACCCGAGACCGCTCGCCGCTTCGGATGGCAGGTGACAACCCGTGAGCTGCTGATGTCAGGGGCGAAGGACACGACCGCCGCCGTTCAGCGGGTGGCCGACCGGGCACCTGACGATGCGTATGTCGTGGTCGAGCGCGGGCCACAGGATCCGACGCTGAAGGTCATCCGCGCGCTCGTGACGATCATGGCCGCGATCATGCTTGTCGTCACCCAGATCACAGCAGCGCTGATGTATGCAGAGGGCCGTCGCGATCAGGCGACCTTGGCCTCGGTCGGTGCGAGCAGCAGTACGCGCCGTCTGATCGCCGGCTGGCAAGCCGCGGCCATCGGCCTGGTCGGAGGTCTGCTCGGGCTCGCGGCCGGCTTCGTGCCCGGCATCGCGGCGACCTACCCGCTCACCGATCCAGGCCCATACCCCGGCCCCAACGGTCGGATCGGCAACATCCTCACGATCCCCTGGGCCGAGCTCGCAGGTGTCGCCATAGGGGTGCCCTTGCTCGCAGGGCTGCTGGCGGCGCTGGCCGTACGCGCCCGGCCGCCGGTGCTCGTACGCCGCATCGACTGA
- a CDS encoding S1 family peptidase translates to MHRSSKRTRLALAITAATAATFAGIGSAHAVEGPQPIVGGEIAHTSDTPWAIQMSNTASPSPTGEYCGGTLVAANKVVTAAHCVEGTSASSWTAVQGRDDLADTSVGKESAISDIWYDPSYGQGAHDVAVVTLATPFEGVPTLPLNQDTSVGESGATATVYGWGETEGTGPADTFQKVDVPLMGDASCASAYGNEYVGEGEVCAGYEEGGKDSCQGDSGGPLVVGGKLVGIVSWGQGCADAGNPGVYSEVSTYYDELTSHIG, encoded by the coding sequence ATGCACCGCAGCAGCAAGCGCACTCGGCTCGCCCTGGCGATCACCGCGGCCACCGCCGCGACGTTCGCCGGTATCGGTTCAGCACACGCCGTGGAGGGCCCGCAGCCCATCGTCGGCGGCGAGATCGCCCACACGTCGGACACGCCGTGGGCGATCCAGATGTCCAACACCGCCTCGCCCTCGCCCACCGGCGAGTACTGCGGCGGCACGCTCGTCGCCGCCAACAAGGTGGTCACCGCTGCGCACTGCGTCGAGGGGACGTCCGCCTCGTCCTGGACTGCCGTCCAGGGCCGCGACGACCTGGCCGACACCAGCGTCGGCAAGGAGTCGGCGATCAGCGACATCTGGTACGACCCGTCGTACGGCCAGGGCGCCCACGACGTCGCGGTCGTCACGCTGGCGACACCGTTCGAGGGTGTGCCCACGCTGCCGCTCAACCAGGACACGTCGGTCGGCGAGAGCGGGGCAACCGCAACGGTGTACGGCTGGGGCGAGACCGAGGGCACCGGACCGGCCGACACGTTCCAGAAGGTCGACGTCCCGCTGATGGGCGACGCCTCGTGCGCGTCGGCGTACGGCAACGAGTACGTCGGTGAGGGCGAGGTCTGCGCCGGCTACGAGGAGGGTGGCAAGGACTCCTGCCAGGGCGACAGCGGCGGCCCGCTCGTCGTCGGCGGCAAGCTCGTCGGCATCGTGTCGTGGGGCCAGGGCTGCGCCGACGCAGGCAACCCGGGCGTCTACTCCGAGGTGTCGACCTACTACGACGAGCTGACGTCGCACATCGGCTGA
- a CDS encoding PadR family transcriptional regulator: protein MSIKHSLLALLATNPMYGAQLRQEFESRTGGTWPLNVGQVYTTLSRLERDGLVEGSGEADDEGRIEYRLTDGGRAEVDRWWSAPVDRAQTPRDELAIKLALAVTLPGVDVPRVVQTQRTATMTHLRDLTRLKRDAGDDLAWSLVLESLVFQSEAEIRWLDHVESRLAQVRPTAPAEATDRRTTTERVSR, encoded by the coding sequence ATGTCGATCAAGCACTCGTTGCTGGCGTTGCTCGCCACCAACCCGATGTACGGCGCGCAGCTGCGCCAGGAGTTCGAGTCACGCACGGGTGGCACCTGGCCGCTCAACGTCGGGCAGGTCTACACGACGCTGTCCCGCCTCGAACGTGACGGTCTCGTCGAGGGTTCCGGAGAAGCCGACGACGAGGGTCGCATCGAGTACCGCCTGACCGACGGCGGTCGGGCCGAGGTCGACCGCTGGTGGTCGGCCCCGGTCGACCGGGCACAGACTCCCCGCGACGAGCTCGCGATCAAGCTGGCGCTCGCCGTCACGCTGCCCGGCGTCGACGTGCCGCGTGTCGTCCAGACTCAGCGCACGGCGACCATGACCCACCTGCGCGACCTCACTCGTCTCAAGCGCGACGCCGGCGACGACCTCGCCTGGAGCCTGGTGCTGGAGAGCCTCGTCTTCCAGTCCGAGGCCGAGATCCGCTGGCTCGACCACGTCGAGTCACGTCTCGCGCAGGTGCGGCCCACGGCACCGGCCGAGGCGACCGATCGCCGTACGACGACCGAGCGGGTCTCCCGATGA
- a CDS encoding NAD(P)H-quinone oxidoreductase has translation MQAITLPTFGDEDVLTLAEVPAPTLREGEVIVDVAAAGVNRADLLQRQGFYPPPRGESELPGLEVSGTISQVGEGVEGWTVGDEVCALLAGGGYAEQVAVPAGQLLPVPKGVDLVDAAALPEVTCTVWSNVFLTADLQPDDVFLVHGGSSGIGTMAIQLAKAIGARVAVTAGSQAKLDACRELGADILINYKEQDFVAEIASATGDSGANVILDVIGAKYLDRNLDALAVNGRLVIIGMQGGIKGELDISKLLTKRAAVIATSLRARPRAEKATIVAAVREHVWPMIETGGVHPVVHDRLPLARVADAHRLLDESSHIGKVLLTV, from the coding sequence GTGCAGGCGATCACGCTTCCGACGTTCGGCGACGAGGACGTACTGACCCTCGCCGAGGTGCCCGCTCCGACGCTGCGCGAGGGCGAGGTAATCGTCGACGTCGCCGCGGCCGGGGTCAACCGGGCCGATCTGCTGCAACGCCAGGGGTTCTACCCACCGCCCAGGGGCGAGTCCGAGCTGCCCGGCCTCGAGGTCAGCGGCACGATCAGCCAGGTCGGCGAGGGCGTCGAGGGCTGGACGGTCGGCGACGAGGTGTGTGCGCTGCTCGCCGGTGGCGGGTACGCCGAGCAGGTCGCCGTCCCGGCCGGCCAGCTGCTGCCGGTGCCGAAGGGTGTCGACCTCGTCGATGCCGCCGCACTGCCCGAGGTGACGTGCACCGTGTGGTCCAACGTGTTCCTCACCGCCGACCTGCAGCCGGACGACGTGTTCCTTGTGCACGGCGGGTCGAGCGGCATCGGCACGATGGCGATCCAGCTCGCCAAGGCCATAGGCGCCCGCGTCGCCGTGACCGCCGGCAGCCAGGCCAAGCTCGACGCCTGCCGCGAGCTCGGCGCCGACATCCTGATCAACTACAAGGAGCAGGACTTTGTCGCCGAGATCGCTTCTGCCACAGGCGATTCCGGCGCCAACGTGATCCTCGACGTCATCGGTGCGAAGTACCTCGACCGCAACCTCGACGCCCTCGCCGTCAACGGCCGGCTCGTCATCATCGGCATGCAGGGCGGCATCAAGGGCGAGCTCGACATCAGCAAGCTGCTCACCAAGCGTGCCGCCGTCATCGCCACGAGCCTGCGTGCTCGCCCCCGCGCCGAGAAGGCCACGATCGTCGCCGCCGTCCGCGAGCACGTCTGGCCGATGATCGAGACCGGCGGAGTGCACCCCGTCGTCCACGACCGCCTCCCCCTCGCCCGTGTCGCCGACGCGCACCGCCTGCTCGACGAGTCGTCACACATCGGCAAGGTGCTCCTGACCGTCTGA